From Nitrosopumilus zosterae, the proteins below share one genomic window:
- a CDS encoding peptidylprolyl isomerase produces MNKIFLTVTLSLFLTSFGNQAFAQTVNLHDFTNPTVILETNLGKIVIGFFPADAPTHVENFIKLSLSGYYDGTLFHRIIPDFMIQGGDPNTIDGDPNTWGTGGPDERINAEFNTIKHNRGIVSMARSADPNSAGSQFFIVHKDSNFLDEQYTVFGRLVTAESFETLDKIAAVQTDANDRPVNPEDVRITKVTIVNESDIPNLLELSEPERIQSIVTPSTGNQKYESTEHEIAFSVPEGWLLQQPDKSQPNSPDVVAVGPKIGEINPVISLTVQLTNQRSLDDLISEKIEIIRQAVESGNLNVISQEKITVHGNPAYAIDAEGKFSSDGQSYNVKFREIMVYGDEKFYTLSYSNGVNEFDSQLSRFEETIDSFEILTNPNQNNTSQSDENQEGGGCLIATATYGSELAPQVQQLRELRDNTILSTESGTAFMTSFNQFYYSFSPTIADFERENTVFRELVKFSITPMLTSLSILNYVDVNSEEDMLGYGIGIIVMNLSMYFLAPAIFVYSLKRKFL; encoded by the coding sequence TTGAATAAAATATTTCTAACTGTAACTTTATCTTTATTTTTAACAAGTTTTGGAAATCAGGCATTTGCCCAAACTGTAAACCTTCATGATTTTACCAATCCTACCGTTATTTTGGAAACAAATTTAGGAAAAATTGTAATTGGATTTTTCCCTGCTGACGCACCAACACATGTTGAAAATTTTATTAAATTATCTCTAAGTGGATATTATGATGGAACTCTCTTTCATAGGATAATTCCAGATTTTATGATTCAAGGTGGTGATCCAAACACAATAGATGGTGATCCAAACACTTGGGGAACAGGAGGACCTGATGAAAGAATAAACGCAGAATTTAATACAATAAAGCATAATCGTGGAATTGTTTCAATGGCGAGATCTGCTGATCCAAACAGTGCAGGTTCTCAATTTTTCATTGTCCATAAAGATTCTAACTTCCTTGATGAACAATACACAGTATTTGGCAGATTGGTAACTGCAGAAAGTTTTGAAACACTGGATAAGATTGCAGCAGTTCAAACAGACGCTAATGACAGACCTGTAAATCCCGAAGATGTAAGAATCACTAAAGTTACAATTGTTAACGAATCTGATATTCCAAATCTTCTTGAATTATCAGAGCCTGAACGTATACAATCTATTGTGACTCCCTCAACTGGTAACCAAAAATATGAAAGTACGGAACATGAAATTGCATTTAGCGTACCTGAAGGTTGGTTATTACAACAGCCTGACAAATCACAACCAAATTCTCCTGATGTAGTAGCTGTAGGACCAAAAATTGGAGAGATTAACCCAGTAATTTCTTTGACAGTACAGTTAACGAACCAAAGAAGTCTTGATGATCTCATCTCCGAAAAAATTGAAATTATAAGGCAAGCAGTTGAATCCGGAAATTTGAATGTAATTTCTCAAGAAAAGATTACCGTTCATGGAAATCCAGCATATGCAATTGATGCCGAAGGAAAATTTTCGTCAGATGGACAATCATATAATGTAAAATTTAGAGAAATAATGGTTTATGGTGACGAAAAATTTTACACACTTTCATACAGTAATGGTGTAAATGAATTTGATTCCCAACTTTCAAGATTTGAAGAAACAATTGACTCTTTTGAAATTTTAACTAATCCAAATCAAAATAATACATCGCAATCAGATGAGAATCAAGAGGGTGGCGGATGCCTAATCGCTACTGCAACCTATGGTTCTGAACTTGCACCCCAAGTTCAACAATTAAGAGAACTCAGAGATAATACTATTTTATCAACTGAATCTGGTACTGCATTTATGACCAGTTTCAACCAATTCTATTACTCATTTTCACCTACTATCGCTGATTTTGAGAGAGAAAATACTGTTTTCAGGGAATTAGTAAAATTCTCCATTACTCCAATGTTGACTTCATTATCAATTCTGAATTATGTAGATGTTAATTCTGAAGAAGATATGTTGGGATATGGAATAGGAATAATTGTCATGAATTTGAGCATGTATTTCTTGGCACCCGCAATTTTTGTTTATAGTTTGAAAAGAAAGTTTCTATAA